acttttctgttcttttatgGCAGGCTAATGCTTAATACCACTACTGCTAATGACTATGAATTCCTTATGTATTTTGTATTAGCGCACATGTTTAGACTATTGTACCTGTAGCATAACTTTGATACGAGCTGTAATCCTCTCGAGACTCAAGGGGGTattcttgaaaacattttgcatgcGTTTTGCTATGGTGAATTCATTGTGTTTTATCTTAACAAATcagatttgtaatttttttaaacagcaagtTGCGGATTTAATAGGAGCTGATTCAAGGGAAATTATATTTACCAGTGGTGCAACAGAATCAAATAATATGGCAATTAAGGTAAAAGGTTTATACTGATAGttatttattatattaaaattacaCTCTTAAGAACTGTATGCATCTTTCAACAGTTTAAATGTTAATATGTTGGCCTAGTtagcaaatatttgcattgcTGGATTTACTCCTTGTGGTGTTCTGCTACATACATGGAGGAAGTGCTGGGATGTTTTGGTGCCCAGGACATGGTTTGGAGGACAGAGTATAATACGCAATGTTTGTCTTACATACACCAAATACAATCCTTCTGCTTACGTAATTAAAGTCTTTATCATGAAAAATAGTGGAGATGCAGATTACAAACTTTTCTGTCTAAGACTAGGTAGTGTTTTAACCTTTGGTATGTGCTTGTTCAGGCTTCTCATTTTATATGACTCCAttgcaaatgttttcaaaaaagtATTTCGTGTTAATAGTGTCTGGAACGTATATCAGTTAACGTTTTCGCAGGCTTTTTGAAAAGTGAGATGTTTTGGAAAATGAGTGCTGATGGAAATATGTCGTGTAAATTACATCAGTACCTTTTAGATTCACGACTTTGGGACAAACAGGGAAGATCCAAATGAATTGTATCTAAATACTAATTTCTTGTTTCCGATCATTTTGTGTaaagcttgctttcttcagtgGTCTGACGGCAGATTTCTTTTTGCCTGACAGGGTGTTGCAAGGTTCTATAAATCCAGAAAAAAGCATATCATTACTACACAAACAGAGCACAAGTGCGTGTTGGATTCTTGCCGTTCCTTGGAGGCAGAAGGTTTTCGGGTCACATATCtacctgttaaaaaaaatgggCTCATAGATTTGAAGGTAGGTTGTTTACTGACAGAAAGAAAGTTAAAATGGAGGAGGTTTTTGCTTTAGATTGATGCTCAGGAGGACCTTGTGTCCTCTCGATGATAACGAGGAAAGGATGATAAATATCACAAGGTAGAATGAGAGTCACAGTCAAATCTGTGTCACAGTTGGGAGAAGGATTTTCTGTTCTGTCTGGTGCTCCACCAAAACATCCATCTCTCATCCCACCCTTCACCTGCTGTCATTCATACCCATGCAGGTGGAGCTGTTGCATACCCTATAGAGAGCCCAGTACatggctgggatggagctggCTTTGATACAGGAGTTAGTGGTGAAATTTCATGACCTGAGCTACTCAAGGCATCGGACACAGTGATTACGATACTCCCTTCTGATTGCTGTCCGTGAACAGACCCTTATGGGTGTACTGGCCGCAGTCCTGGGATTTAGAAGTTCTGTATGCTTATTGCATTGTTTCTGTCCTGTAATACAGGACAGcatcagttttatttctagCCCTGTCATCTGCCTTGGAGAGATGTATGTATGTGGTGGGGCGGAGGGATCAGGCCTGCAGGCGCAGAACTGTAGTCATGTTCTCCAAGAACTTTGCTGGCAGATTCCTTTTTTTGCATGATGCTTTCTGGTATATAGTGCAGTTCCTTTATAGCCAACCTCACTTTGTCTAGATGTGGCTTCAGCTGTTTCGTGGGTGGTTAATTCGTTAAAGAAAATAGTTCAGAGGAATGTATGAGGCACAGAAAAAGCCTGTTCTGACTTGATTTAATCAAGTCGGGTGGCACGGTGCATACCAGGGGTAGGATATGCAGAAATGCAATTGATCACACTCCTCTGAAGGTGTGCACAGGAATCTTGCTTCTGCTGTTAGTCACAACTTCTGTCTGTTTGAATATTTCACCAGGAGTTGGAGGCTGCGTTCCAGCCAGATACAAGTTTGGTTTCTGTAATGACTGTGAATAATGAAATAGGAGTAAAGCAGCCAATTCGTGATATTGGTAAGTACACCATGGCTTCCAGAGGCCAGCTGATGTcacttctgcttcattttactTAATACTTTCATAGCCAAGTGCTATTGATGCAAAAGATTAGGTGTAGTATAGTTAAGGAATAAGTAATAATGCTGtcccaaataaaaaaacttattttaaaagggaaatgaGGACGAAATTCAGTAATTTTACAGTGAGATTGCAGCAATTACAGCCTTGTAGTACAGATCAGCTGCAGTGTTTCTAGTTTCATTCTGAATTGTACAATGGATAAAAAAATTGTACAGAATAACTGGCCAAATTGAGTTTACATACTATAATGGTTTATTGAGCAATTACAGTGTTTAAGAGGAGGAATGTGCGGAATTTGGGGCGGGAGGCGATGGTGAGCACCCCACTTAGACACCCCTTCCCCCCAGTATTGCCATATACAGTCATGAACAATTGGTTTGGCGGTCAAAAGGCTGCTGAAGAGCCAGGTCTCTGGAacaggaggcagggagagggtgAGCCAGGCTCTGAGCAGGCAGATGGAGAGACAGGGACCTCaaagcaggggaagggagagctggAGAACCAGGCTCGTTGGAGCAGGCGGGGTGAGCGGGTGGCCCACATATGCAGCTCCCTGGATCCCACAGTGATTCCTTGATAACGTTCTCCATGACAGTGACAAAACaccccccctcctgcccccttcGTTTTCAAGATGTCCTTTCATAAGTTGTTTGAGTTTTTAGACAGGTTTTAGGCTTTGGCTTCTGTCCTGGAGTTTATACTGCATGGGTATTGTTTTCGCAGGCTGTGGCAGGCATCTTACCCTGTTGTGCAGCTTGCTTAGCTGCTTGTCCTCTTGCTtagctgctgcatttttttttttctttgttatgctcaaagcagcatttttcccGAGGCGCTTCAAGATTATCTTTCTTCATTGACAAGTAATTGACCATCAGTGAGTTACTTATAGGCCTGAGGACTCTTATTTCCTCCTGTGCTTACATTGTCAAGGCCGTTACTGTTGTCCCACGCTTAAATGCCAGAGACACCTGGTACCAAGTCCTGGTTCCCACAGTAAGTTCTCATAACACCTTGGTAACAGGTCTAACAGGCCAGGACCAGGGCCTTGCAGAGTTAACCTAAGGCCCTGTTAGCGTGCGGCCTGTGGCCTGATATTAGCGGTAGCAATGCCATTCTTGCTGGACCACAGGAGGACGACTTCTCCTGTGAAAGATAATGCTGAACTTGTTGTGCAAAGGAGAGGTCTGGGATGCAGCTGTGCTAGGTACGGATTCACTGGAAGACAAGTTGTGAGTTTTTtgatgacaaaaataaatagtatttaaGTTCACTGCCCATGAACATTACATTATTTTGCTCCTTAGTGTATTTGAGCTCTGAATGCAAAAACATTGATGACAGGCTTGAGTGATTTCAGGTGGGAGTAATCAGCATGTGTGAGGACCAGTGACAATTCTGAGAACATTTTTGAAGCTGAGTATTGCAAAACTTGGAAAATAGAGGAAATGGCATAAGAATACTTGGCAAGTGTAAACTTGGAAGTAAGGCTGGCTTGTACTGGACTGGtgttgagaagaaaaagaatcaaggaaaaaaaaattaattttgtccaGCTGTAGAGTCATCCCTGTGGGGAAACTCGGATGTCCTGTGCAGCCATTTGTACTCAAACTTGGTAGGTGTGGGTTTGGAAACAGTCTCTCTTTTTAACAGCAGAAGACTTTAACTTCTTAACTGAAGAAATTCACTGTAGTCTTACCTGCTGACCTGCCTAAACCTGTGCCCAGCTAGACGTCAGCTAAGATAGCTCCTACACAGCTTTAGACACTTTACTGTAAAAGAAGTATGACAGCatccatttcttcctttgtcaCCTCAGAACTGGTCCCTGCTATAAAGTGATGCTTTAGATTCATTGTTGGAATCCCTGGAATCATAACGATTAGATGAGAtaatatggggtttttttgcttttgtgtttttattacAGGTGAGATCTGCCGCGCACGTAAGGTTTTCTTCCACACAGATGCTGCGCAAGCAATTGGTAAAATTCCTATGGATGTCAACGACATGAAAATTGATCTAATGAGCATCAGTGGCCATAAGATTTATGGGCCCAAAGGTACTTACTGAAGTGCTTTTCTAGAGAATTGTTGTTTCCATGCCTACCTTAAGATAACTACACAAGGCATGAAGTCAAACCTGTCATAGTGACTGTTACTTAAACTGTAGAAAACTACTCTGAGACTGGTATTGGACTGACTTTGGAGTAGTTCAGGCACTGCTGCCAGACTTCAGAGCTGCGGTAAGTGGATCTTCAGTGCTGATGGGTTGTGAGGTGGCTTCACCGAAGGAAGAAACAGTATCTTATAATGGTGGCAGTATTAGGAGGAGTGGCTTTTCGGGAGTCATCTGCTCGGTGTGAAGCAGCGTTGGTGCTGAAACGGTTGAAATGAAATCACTGGGTTATAGGGCAAAGTTTAGACCCAAGTGTAACTTGCAACAAGGAAATCAAAAGGTAACTGGAAAGTTTAAATTCTTGGTGATTTTGGTTGTCTTCTACTTCCAATGGCTTCTTCCCCCCAACCCCACTTGTGCATCTTCTCTGCAGAATGGGGTTTAAAATCCAGCTATGGATTTTCTAGTTGACTCCCAAATAGTACAAGTTCAGCTATTATCAGTGTCACGGTCCATTTAATTTGTAAACGGTGGATgtagaaagacagaaatcacGTTTGCTGATTCTGTGTgctcttcagaaacaaaaggcaaggttattttttcagtatgtcTTTTTCTGTACGAGCTCTCCTGAGAGCTGAAGACACATCTCTGGACGAGGACTAAGTTTTCAACCGATAGCTTTGGGCAGATGACATACATAAATTTTCACAACTTCTTATGACCAGAAGTTGCAACCATTCTTCTGTGGTGACAGTCACTCATTAGGTATGCCAAGGCACATGAAGACATGGAAATCAAGTTTCTAGGTGAGGAGACTAGAGGGTGAAATTGGCTGACTGTCAAAACTGGCTCATCTAATCTGCCCATTGGAAGTTGGTGCCACTGATGAGTCTCCCTAAtgagaagaaagggagaggacTCCTGGGACTGCTGCTGGCCTGGTAATCCAGGGAAAGGAGTTCTTCTAGAGCTTTCAGTTAGACCGTCAGTAAGGGAGCATCAATGAATAAAATATCTGCATGTAAAAACTTCAGTGCAAAGGAATGAACTTCAGCTGTGCACAGGAATTGTGGGAAGTAAGGGAAGTACTGAGTCCTTAGGTGGCTGAAGCACGCTGGGAGAAACTGAGCTTCTCCCATGGCTGAAGCTCTGAGAGCCTGAATGAAGAGAAACATGAACAGCGGGAACAAACACCATTGCCTAGAAAATGCTGTACTTCTGTATGTGTTCACCACATTTTTCTCCAGTGAGGTGTCCAAATATGTTTGCTGTGGAAATCAGGAATGTTTCCAAACCTTGGAGTCctttttcataatttcagaACTGTGGGTGTGTACTGAAAcagttttccttgttttcaagGGGTTGGTGCTATCTACGTTCGCCGTCGACCGCGTGTCAGGCTAGAACCCCTGCAAAGTGGGGGAGGCCAGGAGAGAGGACTGCGGTCTGGGACTGTGCCCACTCCTTTAGCAGTGGGCCTGGGGGCAGCGTGTGAAGTGGCACAGCAAGAGATGGAGGTATGTGGGAGAAGATATTTGTCCTGGATTCCAGAAAATAATATAACAGGGCCAGTCTAGATTCCTTAGGTCTTTTTGTGTCAGTGTGCCTGAATTAAATTTGATTCTTGTGTTTTAACATAAAGTAAATGCTTTGAGATCTTCAAGGATGTTTTTGGGTAATTGCAAGTtgattttcagctttcttaagtttctttttttcttgaagtggTTTGAATCATGGTTTCCTACAGCAAGTTTACAGTTGCCAGTTTTAGTGAAAAACTGCCCGAAGTGCTTGTACTCATCTCTCCATTCTGCACATGTGTATTAGCAGCATCTCTGAATTGGAATAAATCATGTTCCTGTAAtctatattgaaaaaaataagacttcCTAGTCCATTATCATACCTATTAAATGTATGTAAGTTCAAGTTTACTGCAGCTTTGCaactaagaatatttttttcctagcttgGACAGTAAAGTTTATTTGCTAGGTTTGGTGTCTAAGCCTCTGTGTGCTGCTATATTTGTTCGTGGGCACCAATGCATTCTTTACAGCTGGAATGTAACATCCTTTAATATATTGCCAACGGGATGCATAAGCCAGATGTCTGTACACATAGGATCAAGCTGCTTCCTGGGAGATGGGCAGAGATCTGCCATCTGAGCTGGGTGGTTATGGAAGCCTTGTTAGAGGCTGGAGAGCCTGTAGAGCCTGAATTCTGCACGGGCCTCAGATCTGGATTCTCTTCCTTGCCTGGCAGAGATTTGGCATTTCTAAGCCAAGTGACCAAGTACTATTTGAGATAgccttgttttcttctaaagctTTTTCAAGCATGTAAACAAGCATGACATGCACGTGTGCGTCTGGCCGTTTCTGTGCACCGGAGCTGATACCGTACCTTACTGCCTTTTTAGTGTAAGTGACCATTTTTTGGTCTAGAACGAGACACTGCACATGGGCAGTTCTCCTTGCATACATTACGTGTTGTAAAAGCTGAGTTCACAGTAATTTGCGAGTCCGTATCTTTATGTAGTACAGTTTGAGAGCTCCTAGGGAAATAAGGAGCACTTACCATAGTAGATGCCCTTTCTTGTGCTGCAAAATGTGTCATCTTATGCATTACCTAACTTGTctttaaacacaaaaaacttGGTGCTTTTATGAGAGTCACTTTGGCAGCTTATATATATAGATCTTTCTGAATGgtttggaatatttttgaagGCTGAGCTAGCTAGGACCAAACTGGTAATtctcttttaaaacagtctCTAGAGTAGGCAAAGTTTGacagtttctttttaagtttcAGATGTGTTCTTTCCCTAGTCTAACCAAACCCAGCTACTTCACTCTGCTCACGGCTGGTTACAGAAAGCAGTTTGAGTGAGGTCAAACTGTATACTGTTtattgttttgttctcttttctggTTTCTTCGCTAGTATGACCATAAGCGAATCTCACAACTGGCAGAACGACTGGTTACAAAAATAATGAGTGAAGTTCCTGATGTGGTTATGAATGGAGATAGAGAGCATCGCTATCCAGGTAACGTTAGCAAAATCCTGAGCCCGTTAGAACTGTCTAGTTCCGCAGTGTTAATGGCCATGACTGAATGATGCGCTTTAGCTACACATTGTGTAAGTACTGCCATGTGGAGTAGGATTTGCCCTAGATTTCAGTTGAtggaaggtttttttgttttgtatttcatttgtttgtaTGTAGGATGCATCAATTTGTCTTTTGCATATGTGGAAGGGGAGAGTCTTCTCATGGCTCTGAAAGACGTGGCTCTGTCTTCAGGAAGGTAGGTGGAATGTGTGGGAAGGATAGCAGTATATTTGGGAGAGAAAAGTAACATCTGCTAATGGAGGTACAAACTAAGGAGTGGTCTGCTCTGTGCCCTGTGTTTGCATATTCAGTTAATGAGTCAGCCTGGCATTGATTGCATTCTAAGATGGTGTTTCTCTGAAGTGGCACGTTTCAAATGAAGGTCAAATTTACTcattctggaaggaaaaaaaaccccaccccccaaaaaaaaccccaccccccaaaaaaaaccccaaacaaagccagaaaaaacAGCCTAGAAATTCCTACCTGCTAGCCTTGCAGACTGGCTACCTGCGATCTGAGTAGCCTTGACTTCTAACTGCTGGTGACACTTTTGTTGTAAAGGCTACCAGCATTTGAGCAGCTTCTGTCCTTCAGCAGAATTTCACACGAGTGGCAGATCGTAACTAGAATCTAGCGAGGCTGGACAAATACCTGAATTGAATTAGCTCATAGTGCCTGTGTTtaatgcaaaagcagaaagaaaattgaatacACTTTTATGGACTCTGCAGGAGTGACGAGTAGTGTTTCTGTTACTAAGACAAGCATGATGCTTATGATGAATTTAATGGAGAGTAAAGATGCCCTTCTTTCCTCACCTTTGAGAACAAAGAGGTCAGCATATCTTAATTAGAAATATGTTGGCACTATGAACAGGAAGAACAAGTTTCCACATGACTGTCTCTGAAGCGGAACACTTTTGTAATTTGAAAATCTCTTCTGAGGCTCTGCTTTGTGCACCAGAGAGCTGTAAACAGCTCTCTGGTTTGTGCTGCATGTTGCTACCTGTAAAAATTGCGCAGCAGCATGTAACCAGTTTTGCCTACTGCTTCAAGATGGAAGTTCTCTCTACTGATGACTGTAACTAAATCATCTTGCTCTGGATTCCTCTGTgcactgtttttcatttatttgttctgCTGCCGAACAGCAGCTtgtgaagtcttttttttctttttttaatgctgttgttGGTATGTTACCTTCTCTGGCTAGTTCTGTCTCGGctcctttgtctttttttcataGCTTTCACTTTAGCTACCTCTTAGTCTGCATTCCCACTGCTTCTGTTTGGCATTGTGTTTATTCTTACTGCATTATCTGTGTTCTCTCTTTTTACCTCATGCTCCTAAGTTATTACCCTCATTCCCCTCTAATGCCTGCCCcttccattctttttcttcagcagcagaaataccACTCTTCTTGCTTGTATTCACTGGTGGTTTCTAAGAGGCTGGGGAAGCTGATAGAGGTTGTTGTAAAGAGTCACAGTAATATTAAATGTCTGTAAGTGACCTGTTCTTTGTTGGAGGAGATTAGTGAAGTGTTACTTCAGTGTAGCATCTGCACACGAACAAAAGTTTGAAATTTTCCTGCCTTCCCGTTCCCCAGTGCTTGCACATCAGCTTCTCTGGAGCCTTCCTATGTTTTGCGAGCAATTGGAACAGATGAAGACTTGGCTCACTCATCTATAAGGTGCGTGGAGCCGTCTTCCCTAACgcttccaaatatttttcttttctgctaaaAGTAGGTGGTGGATTTGTTCCACCCCTCCATATGCACATTATTCTAGTCCTTAATGGCATTCTTTTGGTTTAGATTTGGCATCGGTCGTTTCACTACAGAGGAAGAAGTAGATTACACAGTGCAGAAGTGCATACAGCATGTTAAGAGGCTGAGGGAAATGAGGTGAGCCATCTTCCTGTTGAACATAAAGACTTCTTAGATTTGATAATCACTTGAAGAGTTGGAGTTAGTTGAAAGTAATTGTTTGCTTCAAAAATCTGGTGCTCTCTCTGTATATAAGCAAGCAGTCTTGCCAGAGTGGGTGGTGGGCCTGATCTTAACAGTAGTGAcaaatttttaaggaaaaaaaccctgataaCAAACTTTCTCCCAGATCCTGCCTTTGTCAGGGAAAGAATACGAGTAGGGCAAGCAAGCCAGGGCAGTATCTAGAAGTTTCTAAGCCTGAGATGGTATTACTGAGTTTACGTATCaagaatttgttttgttctggtgaAATTGCAAGACTCCTGACTCACTTGGACAGTGTCAAATGCGAGGGCTCAGTCTCTAGGAGACACAAGTACTTTATGCCTAAAGTGGGAGCAGGAAATGAGGTGGAGCACTGGCCCTCTCACCTCTCGTATTGTGGGCTGAGAACACAAACAAGGACTGGTAGTCTGAAGCTCACTGACCACCAGAAGGGGAAGATAGGTAGATAGGTATCTCCTAATTTCTTCTGTAGTTGATGACGTTGTCTGCTTGGTTATTGTTGCTGATGATGTCCTGTGCATTTTAGAGAGccctcatttttctcctttctttacAGCCCCCTTTGGGAAATGGTGCAGGATGGAATTGACCTCAAAAGCATTAAATGGACTCAGCactgagaaaacatttctatcCGTGGACTAGATGTggattaaaatgcattttctgtacaTTGCTGAACAAATTATGCAGCACTTCTGTTTTTTGACACTTGCAATTTGACTGGAAAATTACCCTTTCTGATCACAAAGTCTAAGAAGCCAAAAATTAAACTAGTCTTTATCCTGGAGAAAGGCAGGATGATACAACACccactgtattttatattgaCACAGAGAAATTTATGCTAAAACACAATTTATTTGGAAGTGTATTTTctaataagaaaatgaaatcagtGTGTTACTCCTGGGCCAGCGGAATCCTGGTGAGAGGTTGTTGCTTCTCAGTGTAAAACATCCCGTGTAGCTGTTCTGTTTGCAGCACAGACCTGTTGCCAGCCCTCCCATTCTTACTGTTTGAGGGGGGCATCCTGCAACAGcggctgtttctgtgctgctcagATGTGTTGTACTGCGAGAAATTCTCAGGAAGAAGCTTGGCATTTCTAGAGGAAAAGGATGCCTCAGTGTGGCTATGTGCCTTCACAGTTAAGTTGTAGGTGCAGTTAAGAACAAATTTTGTCCTGAAACTGagtatttttgtctcttttttccttggttttatCTTTATCTGGGTGATGCTTGTGCAGACCAGTGTGCATTAATCCAAAATGTCTTTCTGCGTTACAGTTTGTGATACAATGATGATGCACTTTGCTGTCCCCTCCATTGTGgtttttccatgcattttttttctaagtaaggaaagaaaacttgaatGACTGGGGGAGGAGGATAGGCAGAATATGTCAGCTTCAGTTGCAGTACCAGTTTAGTTGGAACACGAGTGGTAAAAGTGGTGGGGAGAGCAGATAAAATGCAATGTCTTAATAcagtctgggttttttgttgttttgggttttttttttttcctccccttgtGATGAGTCCTTTGCTGTTGCTCAGAGTCGTTGGCTTCTGTCACTTCAGGGAGTTTTGCCCAGTCGAGCCTGGATGTTTTGTCTGGAAATAAGAACATGAGGCTTGGGAGTTTTCTCTGCGTGACAGACTGTACTTCTGTCTGACTAGAGACTTACATGGGAATCCATTCCCTGCAAATGCTGGGGGGAAGTGTCTGTTAAAAAGGGTTTGATGAGATTAATTCCTATCGGTGTTTCTCCTTTCTCACCTTTGTTGATCTTTCCAGTAGGAAACTTAATCCCTTATTACGAAGTGCCTTTGTTCCAGTTGCATAAGCAGACAGCTCTCAAATTAGTTTTGTTGATTGATGGATGCTGTATTAGCTGCTGAATTTAATATACCTTATAGACAGTATGTCTTCAGTTCTGGATGGTATCTACCTCGAGGATGAACCATGTCATGTAAAAGCTGAAGCTAAGTCTCACAAGGTGGATGGTGTTACAGAagcttattctttttttgttaccAAGGTCAGCTGTGGTTGGTTGTAATGCAAAGCTAATCCTCAGTTGTTCTATTTGAAATTATTAGCTTTAGCAGTTTTAATATtgtagggctggcaccttatATTTCattacaacatttttaaaactaccATATGCATAAATAGGTTTTAGAGGTGTTGTGTATATACTATGTTTTATCCTTGGGCCATATATGTTTTCTGGATTAAGCATGTGAAAACACTTTGTCAGCATGTTTTAGAACTATATGTTTATGAAATTGTTCTTTGTGTTTCAtggatgataaaaaaaaata
The sequence above is a segment of the Gavia stellata isolate bGavSte3 chromosome 20, bGavSte3.hap2, whole genome shotgun sequence genome. Coding sequences within it:
- the NFS1 gene encoding cysteine desulfurase isoform X1 yields the protein MLLWRCLAALRAVPAPRRLSLAAPRWGRSRCPGGGPRGDGGGALRPLYMDVQATTPLDPRVLDSMLPYLTAYYGNPHSRTHAYGWESEAAMEKARRQVADLIGADSREIIFTSGATESNNMAIKGVARFYKSRKKHIITTQTEHKCVLDSCRSLEAEGFRVTYLPVKKNGLIDLKELEAAFQPDTSLVSVMTVNNEIGVKQPIRDIGEICRARKVFFHTDAAQAIGKIPMDVNDMKIDLMSISGHKIYGPKGVGAIYVRRRPRVRLEPLQSGGGQERGLRSGTVPTPLAVGLGAACEVAQQEMEYDHKRISQLAERLVTKIMSEVPDVVMNGDREHRYPGCINLSFAYVEGESLLMALKDVALSSGSACTSASLEPSYVLRAIGTDEDLAHSSIRFGIGRFTTEEEVDYTVQKCIQHVKRLREMSPLWEMVQDGIDLKSIKWTQH
- the NFS1 gene encoding cysteine desulfurase isoform X2, coding for MDVQATTPLDPRVLDSMLPYLTAYYGNPHSRTHAYGWESEAAMEKARRQVADLIGADSREIIFTSGATESNNMAIKGVARFYKSRKKHIITTQTEHKCVLDSCRSLEAEGFRVTYLPVKKNGLIDLKELEAAFQPDTSLVSVMTVNNEIGVKQPIRDIGEICRARKVFFHTDAAQAIGKIPMDVNDMKIDLMSISGHKIYGPKGVGAIYVRRRPRVRLEPLQSGGGQERGLRSGTVPTPLAVGLGAACEVAQQEMEYDHKRISQLAERLVTKIMSEVPDVVMNGDREHRYPGCINLSFAYVEGESLLMALKDVALSSGSACTSASLEPSYVLRAIGTDEDLAHSSIRFGIGRFTTEEEVDYTVQKCIQHVKRLREMSPLWEMVQDGIDLKSIKWTQH